From a region of the Cucumis sativus cultivar 9930 chromosome 6, Cucumber_9930_V3, whole genome shotgun sequence genome:
- the LOC101215926 gene encoding protein ACTIVITY OF BC1 COMPLEX KINASE 8, chloroplastic — MATSLPLPELVFVSPKRLFSSSSPGCFLYRVPFSRTCRFRVLRRTKLRAVREDGVVAEERENELIKEVNGYGLGSNGAAYNGNGDYRYNGWVNGGVTTVESETGGTNGNLVKYVNGNGVAAAVVGEIQASESVEEDRKKRIEEIGKEEAWFKRSDQQQVEVSVAPGGRWNRFKTYSTIQRTLEIWGFVFSFVLKAWLNNQKFTYRGGMTEEKKVARRKIVAKWLKESILRLGPTFIKIGQQFSTRVDILPQEYVDQLSELQDQVPPFPSETAVSIVEEELGGPVAGIFDRFDREPIAAASLGQVHRARLKGQEVVVKVQRPSLKELFDIDLKNLRVIAEYLQKLDPKSDGAKRDWVAIYDECANVLYQEIDYTKEAANAELFATNFKNLDYVKVPSIFWDYTTPQVLTMEYVPGIKINKIKALDQLGLDRKRLGRYAVESYLEQILSHGFFHADPHPGNIAVDDVNGGRLIFYDFGMMGSISSNIREGLLETFYGVYEKDPDKVLQAMIQMGVLVPTGDMTAVRRTAQFFLNSFEERLAAQRREREMATAELGFKKPLTKEEKLMKKKERLAAIGEDLLAIAADQPFRFPATFTFVVRAFSVLDGIGKGLDPRFDITEIAKPYALELLKFREAGVEVALKDFRKRWDRQSRAFYNLFRQAERVEKLAEIIQRLEQGDLKLRVRALESERSFQRVATVQKTLGNAIAAGSLINLATILHINSIRMPATIAYIFCAFFGFQVLIGLIKVKRLDERERLITGTA; from the exons atgGCTACTTCATTGCCTTTACCCGAACTTGTTTTTGTCTCACCGAAGcgtcttttctcttcttccagTCCCGGATGTTTTCTCTATAGGGTTCCTTTCTCTAGAACTTGTAGGTTTAGGGTTCTTCGTCGCACGAAGCTACGGGCTGTCAGAGAAGACGGTGTGGTTGCTGAAGAAAGGGAGAATGAGCTAATCAAGGAAGTTAATGGATATGGACTTGGAAGTAATGGAGCTGCTTACAATGGGAATGGTGATTACAGGTATAATGGTTGGGTTAATGGCGGAGTTACGACTGTGGAGAGTGAGACTGGTGGAACCAATGGGAACTTGGTGAAGTATGTTAATGGAAATGGTGTTGCTGCGGCCGTGGTGGGAGAAATTCAAGCTTCGGAGTCAGTGGAGGAGGATAGGAAGAAGAGGATAGAGGAGATTGGTAAAGAAGAGGCTTGGTTTAAGCGGAGTGATCAGCAACAGGTCGAG GTTTCTGTGGCACCTGGTGGACGCTGGAATAGatttaaaacatattcaaCAATTCAGAGAACCTTGGAGATATGGggatttgtttttagttttgtcCTCAAGGCTTGGCTTAACAATCAGAAATTTACTTATCGAG gaGGAATGACTGAGGAGAAGAAGGTCGCTAGAAGAAAGATTGTAGCTAAGTGGTTGAAAGAAAGTATTTTAAGATTAGGtccaacttttattaaaattggtcAGCAATTTTCTACTAGAGTGGACATTCTACCACAAGAATATGTTGACCAGTTGTCAGAGCTTCAG GATCAAGTTCCTCCTTTCCCATCTGAGACAGCAGTATCTATAGTTGAGGAAGAGCTTGGAGGTCCTGTGGCTGGTATATTTGATCGGTTTGATCGGGAGCCAATAGCTGCTGCTAGTCTTG GTCAGGTTCATCGTGCAAGATTGAAGGGGCAGGAAGTCGTGGTGAAAGTACAAAGGCCAAGTCTGAAGGAACTCTTTGATATCGATCTCAAGAACCTAAGg GTTATCGCAGAATACCTTCAGAAACTTGACCCAAAGTCTGATGGTGCAAAGAGAGATTGGGTTGCTATATATGATGAATGTGCAAATGTCCTGTATCAG GAGATAGATTACACCAAGGAAGCAGCTAATGCTGAGCTGTTTGCTACCAACTTTAAAAACTTGGACTATGTGAAAGTTCCATCAATATTCTGGGACTATACTACTCCACAG GTTCTGACTATGGAGTATGTTCCtggaattaaaataaataagattaaagCTCTGGATCAACTAGGCCTTGATCGTAAACG GCTAGGTCGTTATGCTGTTGAATCTTACCTGGAGCAAATTCTGTCACATGGATTCTTCCATGCAGATCCT CATCCTGGGAATATTGCTGTTGATGATGTCAATGGAGGAAGGTTGatcttttatgattttggaATGATGGGAAG TATCAGTTCAAATATTAGAGAAGGTTTGCTGGAAACGTTCTATGGAGTGTATGAGAAAGATCCAGATAAG GTTCTTCAGGCAATGATTCAAATGGGAGTTCTTGTGCCTACTGGAGATATGACAGCTGTTAGACGAACAGCTCAATTCTTCCTGAACAG TTTTGAAGAACGTCTGGCTGCACAGAGAAGGGAAAGAGAGATGGCAACTGCAGAACTTGGGTTTAAGAAACCATTGACAAAGGAGGAAaagttgatgaaaaaaaaggaacgCCTAGCTGCAATTG GGGAAGATTTATTAGCCATTGCAGCAGATCAACCGTTTCGGTTTCCTGCCACGTTCACATTTGTCGTTAGAGCATTTTCAG TATTAGATGGCATTGGGAAAGGCCTTGACCCACGATTTGATATCACTGAAATTGCCAAGCC ATATGCTCTGGAATTATTGAAGTTTCGGGAAGCAGGAGTTGAGGTCGCCTTGAAG GATTTCAGAAAGAGATGGGACAGGCAGTCTCGTGCATTCTATAACTTATTTAGACAGGCCGAAAGAGTCGAAAAACTTGCTGAAATTATCCAAAGACTG GAGCAAGGTGATCTCAAGCTTAGAGTTCGGGCTTTGGAATCTGAAAGATCATTCCAACGAGTTGCAACAGTTCAGAAGACGCTAGGAAAT GCAATAGCTGCAGGAAGCCTAATCAACCTTGCAACTATATTACATATCAACTCCATTCGG ATGCCTGCCACTATTGCCTACATCTTTTGTGCCTTTTTTGGGTTTCAAGTACTCATCGGTCTTATCAAAGTCAAAAGATTAGATGAACGGGAGAGGTTGATAACAGGAACCGCTTGA
- the LOC105436029 gene encoding protein CPR-5 — translation MSSGDSYWTEEFVWAPQNMCPSFRFIKFWTLFGLRVGVGPPNNLVVRSLKPFPLLFGFCSRFPWDRAMHVRESSTVVDETFDNDFKEITGVDSFPENSSRNHDDTPPGSKSSKKKKTKKKKKRLVIDIVQVLPSSPVRWRQGGVNCKRRRPKVAMAQSRRINGDIENAGFLLGTSLAAFVGQVLEKQDVSDGKMFVDHLSTICTSAIRESLVNVFGVKLDCFLKNFESSFVSTLRTPLSTTKASAKTEVHSSSKCKEEKNTVDLTLDKKEPFKTDTHVDDQLSLIEEIQESVSDSYTQELPLCKLRNDMVSVVPWLVGSRGNELAVETFERFVVENVRSNNLKEKEIDLKMKNLKLKETQMQLNCESNNLKAEKLKNKLENRRHSELLETCIDCLVAGLIIMCVALSYGAYVYSYHNIFEATAICTSSAQASVVLFFFLLFVLYSLRSATCIYDNFHSFGYIWFKTMVDAKSFGIFELKAAYVEVSSSSCESDGVWCDYDSCNYLLASPTLRNFNQGNASYFHRLAARSCLRFSWKVMRRHTGRKRVALAHDLGDLVLDALIFKRFYVYTVSDPKWPDGRFSGKKSPHNLAVLVSPCCILHCFACVYAIVMWANSICKY, via the exons ATGAGTAGTGGAGATTCTTATTGGACGGAAGAGTTCGTGTGGGCGCCGCAAAACATGTGTCCCTCGTTTCgtttcataaaattttggaCGCTTTTCGGCTTACGTGTTGGCGTTGGACCCCCTAATAATCTTGTGGTTCGCAGTCTTAAGCCTTTTCCTCTACTCTTTGGTTTTTGTTCGCGGTTCCCCTGGGATCGTGCAATGCACGTGCGTGAATCCAG CACTGTCGTTGACGAAACATTCGACAACGACTTCAAAGAAATCACAGGGGTTGATTCATTTCCGGAAAACTCAAGCCGGAATCATGACGACACTCCGCCGGGCTCAAAGTCtagtaagaagaagaagacgaagaagaagaagaagagactTGTTATCGATATAGTTCAAGTATTGCCTTCTTCGCCGGTAAGATGGAGGCAAGGAGGAGTGAATTGCAAACGCCGACGCCCCAAGGTTGCAATGGCTCAATCGCGGCGCATCAATGGCGATATTGAAAATGCGGGGTTTTTACTGGGAACTTCGTTAGCAGCTTTCGTTGGCCAG GTGCTTGAGAAGCAGGACGTGTCTGATGGAAAAATGTTTGTTGATCATCTATCAACG ATATGCACTTCGGCTATAAGAGAATCTTTGGTCAAT GTTTTTGGAGTGAAGCTTGATTgctttttaaagaattttgaGAGTTCATTTGTTAGCACGCTAAGAACTCCACTATCAACCACTAAAGCATCTGCCAAAACTGAAGTGCATTCCTCTAGCAAATgcaaggaagaaaaaaacacagtAGATCTGACACTTGATAAGAAAGAACCTTTTAAGACAGACACACATGTTGATGAtcaattaagtttaattgaaGAAATACAAGAAAGCGTTTCTGATTCGTATACTCAAGAGTTACCTTTGTGTAAACTGAGAAATGACATGGTTTCTGTTGTTCCATGGCTAGTTGGTTCCCGTGGCAACGAGTTAGCGGTTGAGACTTTTGAAAGATTTGTCGTTGAGAATGTACGTTCCAACAATCTCAAGGAAAAAGAGATTGACcttaaaatgaagaatttaaagttgaaagaaacACAAATGCAACTCAATTGTGAGTCAAACAATCTTAAGGCTGAGAAGTTGAAGAATAAGTTAGAAAACAGAAGACATTCGGAACTACTTGAAACGTGCATAGATTGTCTTGTTGCTGGTTTAATTATAATGTGTGTGGCCCTCTCTTATGGTGCATATGTTTATTCATATCACAACATTTTTGAAGCTACTGCAATCTGTACTTCTTCAGCCCAGGCAAGTGttgtcctttttttctttttattgtttgttttgtacaGCCTTAGATCTGCTACTTGTATATACGACAATTTTCATAGTTTCGGCTACATAT GGTTCAAAACCATGGTGGATGCCAAATCCTTTGGCATCTTTGAACTCAAGGCTGCATATGTTGAAGTGTCAAGTTCAAGTTGTGAGTCGGATGGCGTTTGGTGTGATTATGATTCTTGTAATTATTTACTTGCTTCTCCGACGCTCCGCAACTTCAACCAGGGCAATGCCAGTTACTTTCACCGTCTTGCTGCTCGGAGTTGCCTGCGGTTTAGTTGGAAAGTTATGCGTAGACACACTGGGAGGAAACGGGTTGCATTGGCTCATGATTTGGGAGACCTTGTGCTTGATGCACTTATTTTCAAACGTTTTTACGTCTACACTGTGTCTGATCCTAAATGGCCCGATGGACGTTTCTCAGGGAAAAAATCACCACACAATCTTGCCGTATTGGTTTCGCCGTGTTGTATTCTACACTGTTTTGCTTGTGTTTATGCCATTGTTATGTGGGCTAATTCCATTTGCAAGTATTAG
- the LOC101215684 gene encoding protein HEAT INTOLERANT 4: MSKGTMGIAAENENVQFLENENRKEYTSRTAPTRAKRVEASKPLSVPEYFQDKRNLEDLWKEVFPVGTEWDLLDSVYQYNWNFSNLEEAFEAGGKLYGEKVYLFGSTEPQFVPFRGEYKVIYIPVVVAVVSPFPPSDKIGINSVQREVEEIIPMKLMKMDWVPYIPLEDRNSQVDKLKFQIFILSCTQRRAALNRLKIVRIKKYEYCLPHFCNPLKKPEQSTEVQIIFPAEPKPIFCEFDWKEHKLQELTDDLIEEEELSVDQKDAFKEFVKEKVREAMKANREEEEARVKACLEMSEERKAAFEKMRFYKFYPVQTQDSPNVSQVKTRYINRYYGKADEVF, translated from the exons ATGTCGAAAGGAACTATGGGGATAGCTGCTGAGAACGAAAATGTTCAATTTCTGGAGAATGAGAACCGTAAAGAATACACCTCCAGAACTGCACCCACTCGAGCCAAGCGAGTCGAGGCTTCCAAACCTCTTTCAGTACCGGAATACTTCCAGGATAAGCGCAATttg GAAGACTTGTGGAAGGAGGTATTCCCCGTGGGAACAGAG TGGGATCTACTAGATTCTGTTTATCAGTACAATTGGAATTTCTCAAATCTTGAG GAGGCATTTGAAGCAGGTGGAAAACTGTACGGGGAGAAAGTCTATCTATTTGGGTCTACAGAAC CACAATTTGTTCCCTTCAGGGGAGAATACAAAGTTATCTACATTCCTGTGGTTGTGGCT GTTGTCTCACCTTTCCCACCTTCTGATAAAATTGGGATCAACTCTGTTCAACGGGAGGTTGAAGAGATCATACCCATGAAACTGATGAAAATGGATTGGGTGCCCTACATTCCCCTTGAGGACAG GAATAGCCAAGTTGATAAGctgaaatttcaaatatttatattaagttGCACTCAACGAAG GGCTGCTCTGAACCGTTTGAAGATAGTTCGTATAAAGAAATACGAATATTGTTTGCCTC ATTTCTGCAATCCCCTTAAGAAACCAGAGCAAAGCACCGAGGTTCAAATAATATTTCCAGCAGAACCCAAGCCA ATTTTCTGTGAATTTGATTGGAAGGAACATAAACTTCAG GAGTTAACAGATGATCTGATTGAGGAGGAAGAATTGTCTGTAGATCAGAAGGATGCCTTCAAG GAGTTTGTGAAGGAGAAAGTTAGGGAGGCAATGAAAGCTAATCGAGAG GAAGAGGAAGCTCGTGTAAAGGCGTGCCTAGAAATGAGTGAGGAAAGAAAAGCagcatttgagaaaatgaggTTCTATAAGTTCTACCCAGTTCAAACACAAGACAGCCCTAATGTTTCCCAAGTTAAG ACTAGATATATAAACAGGTATTATGGAAAGGCTGATGAGGTTTTTTGA
- the LOC101216171 gene encoding BES1/BZR1 homolog protein 2, producing MTGRGSSGRTPTWKERENNKRRERRRRAIAAKIYTGLRAQGNYKLPKHCDNNEVLKALCNEAGWVVEEDGTTYRKGCKPPPIDIGTSANMSACSSLQPSPQSSCFPSPVPSYHASPSSSSFPSPTRFDGNPSSYLLPFLQNISSIPANLPPLRISNSAPVTPPLSSPTSRGSKRKPDWESIPNSYVTSFRHPLFAVSAPSSPTRCHHLTPATIPECDESDASTVDSGRWVSFQTVAPSVAPPSPTFNLMKPVSQQNSLQDAVDRHGAMGWGATSDRGRGSEFEFEKFESGTVKPWEGERIHEVGVDDLELTLGGGKARG from the exons ATGACGGGCCGAGGATCATCGGGAAGGACGCCGACATggaaagaaagggagaacAATAAGAGGAGAGAGAGGCGACGGAGGGCCATTGCTGCCAAGATCTACACTGGCCTTAGAGCTCAAGGGAACTATAAGCTTCCTAAGCACTGTGACAACAACGAGGTCTTAAAGGCACTCTGTAATGAAGCTGGTTGGGTGGTTGAGGAAGATGGCACAACCTATCGCAAG GGATGCAAGCCACCTCCGATTGATATAGGCACATCTGCGAATATGAGCGCCTGTTCTTCGCTTCAACCAAGCCCACAGTCTTCATGTTTCCCAAGTCCTGTACCATCCTACCATGCCAGTCCTTCTTCATCCTCTTTTCCAAGCCCAACTCGATTTGATGGGAATCCATCTTCTTATCTTCtgccatttcttcaaaatatatcCTCTATTCCTGCTAATCTACCTCCTCTTAGGATATCCAACAGTGCACCTGTCACGCCACCTCTTTCTTCCCCAACTTCAAGGGGTTCGAAGCGAAAGCCAGATTGGGAGTCCATTCCAAATAGCTATGTAACCTCTTTCCGTCATCCACTTTTTGCTGTCTCTGCTCCTTCAAGTCCTACAAGATGCCACCATCTTACACCGGCAACAATTCCAGAATGTGATGAGTCTGATGCTTCAACTGTAGATTCTGGCCGCTGGGTCAGTTTCCAGACCGTGGCACCTTCTGTGGCTCCTCCTTCGCCTACATTTAACCTGATGAAACCAGTTAGCCAGCAAAACTCTCTCCAAGATGCAGTTGACAGACATGGAGCAATGGGCTGGGGTGCTACATCTGATAGGGGACGAGGCTCTGAGtttgaatttgagaaatttgagaGTGGCACGGTGAAGCCATGGGAGGGTGAGAGAATTCATGAAGTTGGGGTTGATGATTTGGAGCTTACTCTTGGAGGTGGGAAGGCCCGTGGTTAA
- the LOC101215454 gene encoding protein CPR-5, whose translation MDEPPTCATTYSPFVDETTDDDREDIAAVDSSPGNSTRTLYDPPPCSNRNRKKKKKKKRVVIDNVQVLPSSSSSSSSCSSPARLLQRGVNCKRRRPKVIIAQSRRIDGDFENVALLLGMSFAAFVAQVLERQDMSGERMPVDHLSVICTSGIRESLVNVFGDKLDWFLKKFESSFSSTLRTLRSISEASARTGVYSGSKRKEEKIAVDSTLDRKRDVTSSSSLEKCILEEFSRSDTPVDQLSLIEDVKESVSDSFVHQLALSILRNDEVSVSPRAVGFYRKELAVGTFERSVAEQARANDLKTVELSLEMKKIKLKEREIAINCDSNNLERSKLAMGISKASFKAKKFKNQVEDTRHSELLKKCIDCLVAGLLIMSVALSYGAYVYSYHRISEATAVCTPSTQGSKSWWMLNPMASLNSGWHVLRCQVQVVSRMAFGVIMILAIAYLLLQRSATSNQAMPITFIVLLLGGACGLVGKLCIDTLGGSGYHWLMIWETLCLLHLFANIFTSALFLILHGPIEVSQAKNRHMILPYWFRRVVFYTLLLVFMPLLCGLIPFAGISEWKDHFCLLVSGMIAADSY comes from the exons ATGGACGAACCCCCTACTTGTGCAACTACTTACAGCCCCTTTGTTGATGAAACCACCGACGACGACCGCGAAGATATTGCCGCGGTTGATTCATCTCCGGGGAACTCAACCCGGACGCTGTACGACCCTCCCCCGTGCTCAAATCGcaataggaagaagaagaagaagaagaaaagggttgTCATTGATAACGTCCAAGTACTGccttcttcgtcttcttcgtcttcttcttgttcttcgCCCGCCAGATTGTTGCAGAGAGGCGTCAATTGCAAACGCCGACGGCCCAAAGTTATAATTGCTCAATCGCGGCGTATTGAtggagattttgaaaatgtggCGCTTTTATTGGGAATGTCGTTCGCAGCTTTTGTTGCCCag GTGCTTGAGAGGCAGGACATGTCTGGTGAAAGGATGCCTGTTGATCATCTCTCAGTG ATATGCACTTCAGGTATAAGAGAATCTCTGGTCAAT GTTTTTGGGGACAAGCTTGATTGGTTTCTAAAGAAATTTGAGAGTTCATTTAGCAGCACATTAAGAACTCTTAGATCAATCAGTGAAGCATCTGCAAGAACTGGAGTGTATTCTGGCAGCAAACGCAAGGAAGAAAAAATCGCAGTAGATTCGACCCTTGATAGGAAAAGGGATGTGACAAGTAGCTCTAGTTTGGAAAAATGTATCTTGGAAGAATTTTCTAGGAGCGACACACCTGTTGAtcaattaagtttaattgaaGACGTAAAGGAAAGCGTTTCTGATTCATTTGTTCATCAGTTAGCTTTGAGTATACTGAGAAATGATGAGGTTTCTGTTTCCCCACGGGCAGTTGGTTTTTACAGAAAAGAGCTAGCAGTTGGCACTTTTGAAAGATCTGTTGCCGAACAGGCACGTGCAAACGATCTTAAGACAGTGGAGCTTAGCcttgaaatgaagaaaataaaattgaaggaGAGAGAGATCGCAATCAACTGTGACTCAAACAATCTTGAGAGGTCAAAATTGGCAATGGGCATATCAAAAGCCTCTTTTAAGGCCAAGAAGTTCAAGAATCAGGTAGAAGACACAAGACATTCAGAACTGCTTAAAAAGTGCATAGACTGTCTTGTTGCTGGTTTGCTTATAATGTCCGTGGCCCTCTCTTACGGAGCATATGTTTATTCATACCATAGAATTTCTGAAGCTACTGCAGTTTGTACACCTTCAACCCAG GGTTCAAAATCTTGGTGGATGCTAAATCCTATGGCATCTTTGAACTCCGGGTGGCATGTATTAAGGTGTCAAGTTCAAGTTGTGAGTCGGATGGCGTTTGGTGTGATTATGATTCTTGCAATTGCTTACTTGCTTCTCCAACGCTCAGCAACTTCAAACCAGGCAATGCCAATTACTTTCATCGTCTTGTTGCTGGGAGGTGCTTGCGGTTTAGTTGGGAAGTTGTGCATTGACACACTGGGAGGAAGCGGATATCATTGGCTTATGATTTGGGAAACATTGTGCTTATTGCACTTATTTGCAAACATTTTTACGTCTGCACTGTTTTTGATCCTACATGGTCCGATTGAGGTTTCTCAGGCCAAAAATCGTCACATGATCTTGCCATATTGGTTTCGCCGTGTTGTATTCTACACCCTTCTACTTGTGTTTATGCCATTGTTGTGTGGGCTAATTCCATTTGCAGGTATTAGTGAATGGAAAGaccatttttgtcttttagtgaGTGGAATGATTGCAGCAGACAGCTACTGA